From Anticarsia gemmatalis isolate Benzon Research Colony breed Stoneville strain chromosome 16, ilAntGemm2 primary, whole genome shotgun sequence:
GTTAATGCATTTGTTTACGAGAGCACCCGCATAATAATATGCCTACTTATCAGGTTatcgtttattttataactttaatcGGATTTGCATCTCTAAATAATAGGAACCATTTGTAGGTTACCCTAAAGGCCTATCTAAGAGAGTTAAATTGGATAAAAGAACAATTACTTATGGCCTTATAACAAAACGGTACATCgctaaaaaataatctaatgtTGGCTAAAGCAAGTACCTAAGTAGATCTCTATCATTCATACTCCTCtagaaactttataataataggtatcaCAGACCCAGTTTATCAATGGTTGTAAGGAACTATCCGATCAGGTACGAACTATAATTAAGAATCTAGCTCTGTCTAGCGCTCCGCAAACCTGTAACCTGTGTACTTACAAGAATTGGTCTATTTTCAGCCGTGTGTCCAATAGTCTGTAGTTTGCATATAGATGAGTACTCTTCGGCTAAGAAGTTGTAATATTCTTCAATCACGTGCCATGTAGGATATGATACCCAGTTCAGCCTGTGGCCTGCAGATGTTATACGACTTTTTACATAGGTACTGGGTACAGTCACCATCAAAACTGTCTTTAGGtagttaactttttttaaatacattaggTAAAATTTTTGACAAACTGCTACTTCAATTATATATTATGCTGTTAAACCTTGATCCTTACTCTGAAAGTTATTGTATAAGCCACAAGAGCGATTTCCTACTATTGATTATGTTTTCGAAAACTGGATTGGATTTTCgacaaaatttgtatgaaaaactgatcagtgcctctagcgggcgccataAGAACTTGCAGTAGGAGGTACAATTTTTAATGTCTCGATATGTGATAGTTACAGCAGAAACGAGCTATACGAACACATATTGCagaaactatttatttgtgtattccTCATATATTTATGCTCTCTGCGAAGTTTATgtataacttattatatttctacaGTGATAGTGGTAGGCAGCCAAGCCGCTGCACTGCTTACACTATCTGCTGTGAATAAGCAAGAGACAAACATATAAATGCCTAGCTTACCAAGTCTAAGAGTATTCTCATTCCACATGACTGGCTCTGACTTTTGATCATCGATGGTTCGTTGTACATTCGGTAATTGCACGGTATAGCTCACGTTACGAGCCGTTAGCTGGTTACGTACTTTCTCTGCTTTTGCAGGTAACACGAGGAAGTCTGATCTAGTCGGGCTTAGGCTCCATACTGACACATCTGGTTCAAGtccaaataataattacaggttagacttataaaaaaatatctattgaaAACGAGGTCTCTAAAAGTCTTAGCACACAATGTAAGCCTATGTAGGGTAGGCACTTACTAACTATAAGCTACCACGGTGGAAATCAACGAAATACAGCGAACCGAATACACACAATAGtgaaataagtttaattaagaTGACAAACAATGTCTTCATAGAAAGCAATACAATACACATGTAATGTAgagtaaataatgtaatgtagtCTAAATAAGTCCTTAGAATGagtaaaaatgttgaataatctaCTATTACGtagataatgaaataatacGAAACCTCCATTATCAATAAGTTTTTTGACGGTGATGATATCTGAGGCGCCATGTAGATCTGTCTGCCATAGTTGTGCGCCCTCGTACGTTACTTTTTCGTTGTCCGCAAACGTATAACGCACACATtctagtaaatttaatttaaattattgtacacTTATGAGCAGGTAGTGGTAAACACAGCAAAATAGAAGATTTACAGAATTTAAGAGCTTAGACACAACACTTGAAATACGGGTcatatgtagatattttataagcGATTATGTCTCCAAGAtcttgattttaaaattattaaattggttatttcttactttttcaCTTACCTagacaaaagaaaatcaaataagCATTTACAAAATCCATTTCATATCGGCTTATTAAAAGTAAGTACTATTGAATGTTTTACTGCAGTGATAAAGTTTTAAGTGCTGTTTCTACCAGTTAGTACCTGTGcacaattttatatacctttCTCAAGAAAATAATAGCCAAAACATGATGCAAGTTATATATGTTTATTAACATTACTATatacaataattgtaatttgaaaatagaaacatttcatattgaaactcacataaatttattaaaaatgtgacaattattaaaacattagGCTTGGTGTTACACATTATTGCTCAATGTACCGACAGGCTCAACTTCACTATTCTCCCGCTGgcatgtaaataaaataaatgccaCCAAACATCTAAGTGTCGCAACACAAGTCATTGCATTTCTCATATATTATCGGGTCTCTCTAATAAGTATCACAATTAATTcacttattataaataaattataaaatcgtCAACTCAGTGTCTAGTCTTATATTTCAAGTGTAAAAACAATGTCAAAAACGATTCACTATTAAATCTGATCACATGGTCCACAACAGTGCATAAAAACGCAAACTATACTTTTACCAAATGTTTCCTTCATTTTCACGATAGACACAATCATCACCAATTCATTGTCAATGGAAATGACACATATATTTGTCTATTTAGTTTGTCTTCTAATGAAAGTACatggtttttttaaagaatacacTTTTTATGCTAATAAATAAGCATTTCACATGTTTTGAAATGAGTGATTGACACCGAACCAGCGTTATCACGTCAGTATTAGACATTAATGATCACTCACAATGATAATTCATCGATAATATTTCGAGTTAACGAAATGGCCGTAGAGCTAAATAGATACGATAGCGTTTCACAAGTTTCACTAGTTCATATTAAAGTATCGTGTTCTGAATGCGAACACTGAGGTCCTGGGCTAGTCGGCGTCGCCGTTCGTCACGGTGAGCGGCTCCTCCTCCTCGTTGTAGTCCAGCGACAGCACGGAGGCGCGCCGTCTCTTGCCCACCGGCGTATCGCTACACTCACTACCGGAATAAGTCCGTTTCTCGGCGGGCGAGGGCGGCCTGTTCCCGTTTACCGTGGCGTGCGTCGCGCGCAACTCCTGCTGTAGGAACAACACCGTGCTCTGCATGCCCTCCACATCCTCGTCCAACTCTTGTAGGAACTCGTCCAACTCTGAAATGTTACATTTCGTAGGTAATATTGATGTCCAAAGAAAGATAACTAGCGTGAATTTGGAATTGTCAATACCTGATTGTGATTTTTTGACTTCTTCACTAAAACTTTTTTGTAGTGCTAGATCACCTTCTAACTTAGCTATCCGACCGCTAGACGTCATTCGCCCGAGGTCTTCATTTTCTTGGTGCAGGAGCCTGCATTTTGCCATAAGTTTCTTGCCGGTATTTGAATCTGGAGTAAACTTCCAAGCGGATAATTCGTTCTGAGTTTCTTCTAGCCTCGCCTTCGTCGAAGTTAATTCTTGTTTTAACCTTAAAATGAGTACATTGACAGCAGGGTCTAAAAGTGTAGATCGGCCATTGAGACTCGCGTGTGAAGACTTCAGTTCAGTAATTTGACTCTggaaatgataaatatttaaatgttagtaTGCTCTTAACCAATTCTTATTCTCAATTATTATCAAGAGATCATTTGCGTGTCtataatatactttaataataaggctatactctatattttaaaagcacAGCATTTGACACTAACAATAATGTTCATATTAGAGAATATCTCTATCATAGAGTTTATGTACTGTATACaagaaattaacattaaaaattatctaGTACCATTAATAGTAGTACTTGCTGTCCATTGTCTCTAACGTCCAtggagggtattgtaatataattttggatattttagTATCCATTGGACGTTTGAGTAGCcatgtaacaatttttataaaagtaacttACAACATAGTCTTGAATTTCCTGTTCTTTAGCAGCAAGTCTCCTAACCAATACTTTCTCTCTATGTTGTGACTCAGCATACTGCTGTTTTATCCTATCTTCTACCTCTTTCGCCTTTTCCAAGCTGCCTGCACATATCAACAACATACATTATAAACATTTCTCTCATTTAACCACTACACATAGtacaaacataacaatattatatcatCTTGTGGTTGTATATAACAGTCTTTTATATTATgctgatatttataacatcaacAACCTACTTAAGAATCAATAAAATCCACTATAAAATGAAACATTTCAGTtgacaacatatttttatgcttCTGATTAGATAAAAAGGTTATCAATATGTCAATATTGCAGACATACAATGCATTTTATAGTGAATTTTATTTAGTGATTTACAATATAATCGACAACACcttaactaaattataaaaataaaaacaatttggcACAAGTCTGTTGACAATAgacattcatataaataaattgctaaaTAAGCATTGCAAAATTTGTGacacatatttaaaaaagatgTGATTATATCTGTATACTTACAAACTGAAGTGTGCAATAATTTTGAGGTTCATATCAAGCATTCGGCCTGAATGTTCCATAAAATGCCTGCAACTTCTACAACTTTTCCATTATAaggaaaattgttttgaaaagaaaattaccaCAGCATATTTTCTCTCATTAAATTCACAAAAGTCATCAGAAAATCCCTAGCTACACAAATATTACAGAAGAAATAGTAAGAAcagtttaaaacattaattatatgaTTAACTAGCCGGACCACCCTTTTGTAAATCTAATCTATAGTTCTGCAATCTGTGGTAATAGTGTGGTGATCATCCTTACACCATGGGAcagttaatattttctaaatttacaaaaacttagaaaatatttatctgtAATTATTATGCCAACTTTAAGTTCTAACATAATTGTTATCCTCAACTTCTTCATTCCATTTTAGGTTTTATTAGTACCAAGATATTCTTTTATATGGatcaaatattatcataaatgatgtcttgaattatatttataaataccatTATAATTACATGTTAATTAATATGCTGCATTATCAGATCACAAGTATttcaaaatgcaataaatatctCAGAATAatgatataaagaaaaaaactaaatgaaatCAATATGGACCTCCTTCTTCATACTAAAATAGATAGTTATAATATTGGCAGTACAGGTTGTTAGCCTTGATACAAATACTTGAAACCTGTTTGCTTCACAAACCCTTGGAACTTTCAATAGGGGCTTTATTGTAAAGGTCATAGGGAGCTTAGCAGGTCATTGAACTGTACTCTTATTAGCACAGTGTTGCCAACTAGATGTCCTTGACCCAGTTTAGTtggaatttattgttatttttttctacttaGAAGTAATAAGTTTTTGTTAGATATAATCAAGTTTGGATTGATTTGAGAAGTATGACTATTCTAATACTCGATTTATTTCCATATATTTATGTGAAACAAATCTATATCCTATTTACTACTcaagaaaataaactaatataaaatgaatttgttAAAAACTTCTTGTTTATGTTTCCACCCATTCATGGTCGGCctaaaaaattatttcacaaccctccttttaataataatagttacacCAActctatagtatttgttacttATAGTTGTATTTGGACATACTACTCACAATGACCTCCATAGCCCACTGGGGGATGTATTGCTCTTAATGGCAATCTTAACGGCAAACTAAGTTAACTGAATAAACTAAATGTGTAACtagttagtattaaaatatacctacctaaaataTGCCTGCCTAATGGTGAACTATCTCCTCATCATAATTAAGTGAATTGACCAAGGTACCAATTTACTCTTTTCATGTTAAGactcaaaatatttaaagacataTATTTTTCGTTTTGATTTTACACATAATGTGCAATACAAACAATAGATTTAATAAGATAGTCTATATCATACATGTATCACAAAGTAACTATAACTTAGTTAAATATATAGGAGTAGTGTTAGTCATAATTGCTGATAAAGCTATGAACCATGATCTAGTTATTTGCTCTGTGAATAGCATGCAATGACTCAAAGCTAAACAGCAATGAAGAGCTTTTAAAGcaaggttttaaaattttaaccattTAATTTGACTTTAACATACTCGcatgaaacaataattattataaagttttgtttaacttttatcTATAATACACTTTGTTTAAACCAATCTTGAAATGTTTTCTGTTTAACCGTTTTAAAGTATGTTAACATGTGCTTAAGCTATAAAGAAACCATTACACCACAACCAAAAGATTATCAATGATTAGTCAACAGTCATCATTGTAGAAGAAAGCATACTTTTCCAAACTTACaagataaaatttataacaaGTTATAAACATCAATTAACAATAATGAGAGACAGAAGATAAATAAAgcaagtacaaaataaaatcttatctatACAGCAAAAGAAGTGatgaaaacatatttactttttCATGTGCACATTGAGCAGACATCTCGGCTGTTTGGCCGGTAACCGAGTGTAGCAACACACCACTGAACATGGACACTGCACCAGAGTAGCCTGGAGACATCACACGGCCTTGTGCCCACATAAGCACTTCCACTGAACACTCCACTGGCACCTCTCTTACACAGCAAAACACCAAATCTTCATCTTCAACTTTTGATAACTTAGAACACCTAAATACACCCCGTACCACATTCCGTTTTATAACTAAACAATTTTCAGTATCACAGTAACATTTCAACATCATTTCATAACAGTATCACTAGGTAATTTTAGTTAAAGTATTGTCGATATAGATAGTAACTTAACAACTCGCGGGTCGATCGACGCCGACCAGGGCGCTACCAAGCCGATGAAACTCTCTTAAATACCTTCCAACTCTTTGTTCAAAGTTTCGAGATGGTCAATGTACAAGTCCTGGTTTCTCCACGCGGCGCGGAGCGAGTCAGCGGAGGCGGCGTCGAGCTGGTGCGGGGTCAATAACACGCGCGCTATGCTCGAGCCGCCGCCACCTGCGCCGCCGTCAGACGTCGCCTCACCGTGCCGCTCTGTCTCCTCGGACATTTCACTCTTACAAAAACGTTAAGAGCCTCTTTTCGACTGCAAGCAAATAACCACCATTAAATCCTACAAAGAATTAGTTCATTTGCATTTCTCCGCCGTTATCAGAAACCTGTAGTAATGTTAAACTGACCATTGGTACCAAAATCCGAACTACTTACAGATGATTATTATAACGTCAGAAGCTTAATTGTACGGGAAACTATTATATACAACTACTTTAAAACACTAGAGACTGtccttattttatattacgaGGTCATCAAACGAAACACGACAGACGCCATTTTATCACATACCACTACACTATGGCTAATGTTACCATAAAAATAGTTAATctgtcaatttattattttgtggtaggtaacataaatttattgaaaattttacttaCAGAACAGTGagctattttatttcaatttctattaattaaatatatatttttaagcgtGAATTTTAACTactagtaattttaatttataaaatagtagattttaaatttttatcataGCCACATCAGAAGTGCTgttccataaaaaaaattgtgacggTTTTTTGATTACCGGTTTTTACAGTAGAGGTTGTTATTGCTGGTAATTAGCGTTAacctttaaaattgtttattccACCTACTTTATTGATCTTCTCATTTTTGAATTCGGAAGCACACAACACAGTTTACCATTTTCAGCGACttaacaatgaaagtagtgaAGTTACTACATACTGcataacattatatattatatttccaAGTAGTTTTACATCCTTATCAAAGCCGGCTAGGCAATAGAAAGTATTTatcattattgaattaaatttgttAAGTTAATTGATAGGTAAACAATAGCAGTGAAACTAGGTAGTATATATCAaggtgatttattttaaatgtcttagATAGGTATCTTTCTAAGCTTTAGGCAATCAGTTTTtaactgattattttatatCGTTATACGACTGCAACATAATACTTAATCTGCCGTCTGATAGCTGAAAATTAAAGCTTTTCGAATGGGCAGAGTGTATTATTCCCAAATCTACAACTTCATTTTCTTTTGGTACCTAGATGTCGCTACAAGAAGCAGGTACAATTTAGTTTGGTATAAAAGCTTTCTATTGAGTTGagtctttattttattgaggggtataaaaaattaatagcacgcaatatatatttaatcattttaatttaatattttattacttattcaatatatttaacaattaacgtctaattaatgtttaacattaatttagtttgaatttatttctatacattatcaagtattatttataacatagatTATATCACAATATGTACAGTGGAATGTTTTTGTTGATAAGGTAGAAAATAATGTCAATATGGTCTCCACACTTCTTGGTTTCCCGTGCCGTAGAGTCCGTGTTTGACTTCATCATTCGTCTCACAAGATTGACCTAGAGCGCTTGCTTCCCCTGACGCTTGCAACTCAGTAGTAATTGAGATACCACCATCGATGTCGCTAATTTTGATTTCGCCAGGGAAACATTGCGCTTCTAGATTGTGTTTGTCACTCGAGCTGCTGTGAAGGTGTACGTGTATTTGGTTCTGATTGACTGTTGAGTATAGGTTTGGAAGGATCATTTGAGGGTTGGGGTTGATGTAGGGCGCGTGGGATTGTAAACAGGCAGGATTGTTGTTGATATTGTTGTACTGATAGTTATTATAGTTGTAGGTGTTGGACGACCAGTTGTAGTAATTAGGGTCGTAGCGCTGCGGCGTCATCGGTGTCGACGAGTTGAGGTCTGTGAGGGAAGAGCCGGTACCGCTCGGACTGCCTTTCACGAAACCCGTCGTACTTGGCTGGAAGCCGCTGTAGTCTGTGTGACTCAGAGGAATTTCAGACAAGGGAACTGTGGGAGAGAAGAAAAAAGACAATTAATAAAGGTACTTTCATTgaagtgatttaaaaaaatatcaaatatctgtt
This genomic window contains:
- the fl(2)d gene encoding pre-mRNA-splicing regulator female-lethal(2)D is translated as MSEETERHGEATSDGGAGGGGSSIARVLLTPHQLDAASADSLRAAWRNQDLYIDHLETLNKELEGSLEKAKEVEDRIKQQYAESQHREKVLVRRLAAKEQEIQDYVSQITELKSSHASLNGRSTLLDPAVNVLILRLKQELTSTKARLEETQNELSAWKFTPDSNTGKKLMAKCRLLHQENEDLGRMTSSGRIAKLEGDLALQKSFSEEVKKSQSELDEFLQELDEDVEGMQSTVLFLQQELRATHATVNGNRPPSPAEKRTYSGSECSDTPVGKRRRASVLSLDYNEEEEPLTMLNITNGNPKNKVVIITGGVHGREWVGVTTALYILNTIVTKFDHQPNFIKSKNWLIIPVVNPDGYKYSGTHDRLWRKNRRKSIVCRGADINRNFELDWGIAGITINDECSNAYSGPFPFSEYEAVAFREMMEKLDKAPSALVDIHSYGNMILYPWSARTQSTSDVKVHKQAADEMVKAIKSVSSQQYTHGPTYHKIYPATGSLLDWMYSQGVIHSYAIEARDKGKFGFLLPKAEIEDTGKEIFAAVKTLAKILDPSIRNRGEEENESWF